One genomic window of Desulfuromonas sp. AOP6 includes the following:
- a CDS encoding DUF362 domain-containing protein, whose translation MDRRAFIRQTLQAALAVTAVGSVPILSLLPRPILAAAGSTVAVRKGENIPLLVRQTLDALGGMTQFVKKGETVVVKPNIGWDRTPELAANTNPLVVRTVVELCLEAGAKQVQVFDRPCNDPRRCYVQSGIQEAVESIGSNRVKVEHMDRRGWQELDIAQGVELQRWEFYRPALEADRFINLPIAKHHGLSTVTLGMKNIMGVIGGNRGRLHRQIDEALCDINLIVPSDLTLIDATRVLVANGPQGGRAEDVRRLDTLVASADIVAADSIAATLLGHQPDDISTLVTAGRRGLGIADLARIRRV comes from the coding sequence ATGGACAGACGCGCTTTCATCCGTCAAACGCTGCAGGCCGCCCTGGCGGTGACCGCTGTTGGCAGTGTTCCGATTCTTTCCTTGCTGCCCCGGCCGATCCTGGCGGCAGCCGGCTCGACCGTCGCCGTGCGCAAGGGAGAGAATATCCCCTTGCTGGTGCGGCAGACGCTCGACGCTTTGGGAGGCATGACCCAGTTCGTCAAAAAGGGTGAAACCGTGGTGGTGAAGCCCAATATCGGTTGGGACCGTACCCCGGAACTGGCTGCCAACACCAACCCTCTGGTGGTGCGTACCGTGGTGGAACTCTGTCTGGAGGCCGGAGCCAAGCAGGTGCAGGTGTTCGACCGGCCCTGCAACGACCCGCGGCGCTGTTATGTACAGAGCGGTATCCAGGAGGCAGTGGAGTCGATCGGCTCCAATCGGGTGAAGGTAGAACATATGGACCGGCGCGGCTGGCAGGAGCTGGATATCGCTCAGGGAGTGGAACTGCAGCGTTGGGAATTTTACCGACCGGCGCTGGAAGCCGATCGCTTCATCAATTTACCCATTGCCAAACATCACGGGCTCTCCACCGTCACTTTGGGCATGAAAAACATCATGGGGGTGATTGGCGGCAACCGCGGGCGCCTGCATCGGCAGATCGACGAGGCCCTCTGTGACATCAACCTCATCGTCCCTTCCGATCTGACCCTCATCGACGCCACCCGTGTTCTTGTCGCTAATGGGCCACAGGGGGGGAGGGCGGAAGATGTGCGCCGGCTCGACACTCTGGTTGCCTCGGCAGATATTGTCGCCGCCGACAGTATCGCCGCGACCCTCTTGGGGCATCAGCCCGACGACATTTCGACCCTGGTGACCGCTGGCCGACGAGGGCTGGGCATCGCCGATCTTGCCCGGATACGGCGGGTCTGA
- a CDS encoding flavodoxin family protein: MKILAINGSPRKSWNTAKLLQETLKGAASRGAETELIHLYDLDFKGCTSCFACKLKGGRSYGKCAMRDGLTPVLDKLAEADAFVLGSPVYFGTVTGEMRSCMERLLFPFFVYARQPQSLFGRKIPTAMIYTMNISKEMMKTFQYAVHMDMNQNYLARIFGQAETLCAFETLQFDDYDKFVFDYFDPIERREKYQQAFPEDCRKAFELGVRLANPS; encoded by the coding sequence ATGAAAATTTTGGCCATCAATGGCAGCCCGAGGAAGTCCTGGAATACCGCTAAGCTTCTGCAGGAAACCCTGAAAGGCGCCGCCTCGCGTGGCGCGGAGACCGAACTGATCCACCTCTATGATCTTGACTTCAAGGGGTGCACCAGCTGCTTCGCCTGCAAACTCAAGGGCGGCAGGAGTTACGGCAAGTGCGCTATGCGCGATGGTCTGACCCCTGTTCTGGATAAACTGGCCGAAGCCGATGCTTTTGTACTGGGGTCGCCGGTCTACTTCGGTACGGTGACGGGGGAGATGCGCTCCTGCATGGAGCGGCTGCTCTTTCCATTTTTTGTCTACGCCCGACAGCCGCAGTCATTGTTCGGCCGGAAAATTCCGACAGCGATGATCTACACCATGAATATTTCGAAAGAGATGATGAAGACTTTTCAGTATGCGGTTCATATGGATATGAACCAGAACTATCTGGCGCGCATCTTCGGCCAGGCCGAAACGCTCTGCGCCTTCGAGACACTCCAGTTCGATGACTACGATAAGTTCGTATTCGACTACTTTGATCCCATCGAGCGCCGCGAGAAATACCAACAGGCATTCCCCGAGGATTGCCGCAAGGCCTTTGAGTTGGGGGTCAGACTGGCAAATCCGTCTTAA
- the meaB gene encoding methylmalonyl Co-A mutase-associated GTPase MeaB, whose translation MSLADKILQGDIRSAARLMRDIDDGMPHATEELKKLYPHTGRAYIIGITGPPGAGKSTLTDKVIEAYRKKGKTVAVVAIDPTSPFTGGAILGDRIRMNRHSSDDGVFIRSLGTRGHLGGLSNSTADIVNVFDAMGWEIIIVETVGVGQDEVEIVRTAHTSVVVSVPGLGDDIQAIKAGILEIGDVFAVNKADRPDADRTVRDLEVMIEMNHPPEGKWWPPVVKTVAARQDGVSELIDKIEAHHAHLVQSGELAHFEENKSATHFTELLKDALFRQVYTRLHADDRLAQTIQAIARREVDPYTAVEQILQHSLKVDKQ comes from the coding sequence ATGTCACTTGCCGACAAAATACTTCAAGGCGACATCCGTTCCGCCGCGCGTCTCATGCGCGATATCGACGACGGCATGCCCCATGCCACCGAAGAACTGAAAAAACTCTATCCCCACACCGGTCGCGCCTACATCATCGGCATTACCGGCCCACCCGGCGCCGGCAAGTCCACCCTCACCGACAAGGTCATTGAGGCCTACCGTAAAAAAGGCAAGACCGTTGCCGTGGTTGCCATCGACCCGACCAGTCCCTTTACTGGCGGCGCCATCCTCGGCGACCGCATCCGCATGAACCGTCACTCCTCCGACGACGGTGTCTTCATCCGTTCCCTCGGCACTCGGGGCCATCTCGGCGGCTTGTCCAATTCCACCGCCGACATTGTCAATGTTTTCGACGCCATGGGCTGGGAGATCATCATCGTCGAGACCGTCGGCGTCGGCCAGGATGAAGTCGAAATCGTGCGCACGGCTCATACTTCCGTGGTGGTGAGCGTGCCCGGACTTGGTGACGACATCCAGGCCATCAAGGCGGGGATTCTCGAAATCGGCGACGTTTTTGCCGTTAACAAAGCCGACCGCCCCGATGCCGATCGCACCGTTCGCGACCTTGAAGTCATGATCGAGATGAATCATCCGCCGGAAGGAAAGTGGTGGCCGCCCGTGGTTAAAACCGTGGCCGCCCGCCAGGACGGTGTCTCCGAGCTTATCGACAAGATAGAGGCCCACCACGCTCACCTGGTGCAGAGCGGTGAACTGGCGCATTTTGAAGAGAACAAAAGCGCCACCCATTTCACCGAGCTGCTCAAGGATGCCCTGTTCCGCCAGGTCTATACCCGCCTGCATGCTGACGATCGTCTGGCCCAGACCATCCAGGCCATTGCCCGCCGCGAGGTCGATCCTTACACCGCCGTTGAGCAGATTCTGCAGCACAGCCTTAAGGTGGACAAGCAATAA
- a CDS encoding cobalamin B12-binding domain-containing protein, whose amino-acid sequence MAERKLRLLVAKPGLDGHDRGAKIVARAFRDAGFEVIYTGLRQTPEQIVNTAIQEDVDAVSLSILSGAHNTLFAKVIELLKAKGADDVPVFGGGIIPEDDIPGLKAVGVKEIFTPGTSTEDINAWVRENIKPRA is encoded by the coding sequence ATGGCAGAAAGAAAACTCAGATTGCTGGTAGCCAAACCCGGACTCGACGGGCATGATCGCGGCGCCAAAATCGTGGCCCGCGCCTTTCGCGATGCCGGCTTTGAAGTCATCTATACCGGCCTGCGCCAGACACCGGAACAGATCGTCAACACCGCCATCCAGGAAGATGTCGACGCTGTCAGCCTTTCCATTCTGTCCGGGGCGCATAACACCCTGTTCGCCAAGGTCATTGAACTGCTCAAGGCCAAAGGGGCGGACGATGTGCCCGTCTTTGGCGGCGGCATTATTCCGGAAGACGATATTCCCGGACTCAAGGCGGTGGGCGTCAAGGAAATTTTCACGCCTGGGACCAGCACTGAGGATATCAATGCCTGGGTGCGGGAAAACATCAAACCCAGGGCCTGA
- the cobO gene encoding cob(I)yrinic acid a,c-diamide adenosyltransferase — MSKDHPLKKGLIQVYTGNGKGKTTASLGLAFRAAGHGFRVRILQFMKGSTVYGELESAKRLTPEITIEQVGRDTFVSKSNPDPIDAAMAQAGFEKARDIVLSGDYDLVILDELNCAVDFGLIPVEEVKELIRQKPAHTELVMTGRGAHPDIIALADLVTEMREVKHYYNSGQHAREGIES; from the coding sequence ATGAGCAAAGACCATCCCCTGAAAAAAGGCCTGATACAGGTCTATACCGGCAATGGTAAAGGCAAGACGACGGCTTCCCTTGGGCTGGCTTTCCGGGCAGCCGGGCATGGCTTCAGGGTGCGTATTCTGCAATTCATGAAGGGCAGCACGGTGTACGGCGAGCTGGAGTCGGCCAAGCGGCTCACTCCCGAGATCACCATAGAACAGGTTGGCCGCGATACCTTTGTGTCCAAGTCAAATCCTGATCCGATTGATGCAGCCATGGCGCAGGCGGGTTTTGAAAAAGCCCGGGATATAGTGCTATCGGGCGACTACGATCTGGTCATCCTTGACGAACTCAACTGTGCCGTCGATTTCGGGCTTATCCCCGTTGAAGAGGTCAAAGAACTTATCCGCCAGAAACCGGCGCATACCGAACTGGTCATGACCGGACGCGGCGCCCATCCCGATATCATCGCTTTAGCCGATCTGGTGACTGAAATGAGGGAAGTGAAACACTACTACAACTCAGGACAGCACGCCCGCGAGGGGATCGAATCATAG
- a CDS encoding thioesterase family protein, producing MTTTTCRLTVRYAETDAQGIVHHSNYLVWFEEGRSDYLRQQGLNYTDFEKSGYYIVVAEAQVKYKAPAYYEDVISIETSLDRFKGKVLEFSYCALNQEGRLLAEGRTVHVVLGQDRRPVALPPEMLAKAAPGES from the coding sequence ATGACTACTACCACCTGTCGCCTGACGGTCCGCTACGCCGAAACGGATGCGCAGGGAATCGTGCATCACTCCAACTATCTCGTCTGGTTCGAAGAGGGGCGGTCCGACTATCTGCGTCAGCAGGGTCTCAACTACACCGACTTTGAAAAATCCGGCTATTATATTGTGGTGGCCGAGGCGCAGGTGAAATACAAGGCACCGGCCTATTATGAAGATGTGATTTCTATTGAGACCAGCCTGGACCGCTTCAAGGGCAAGGTGCTGGAATTCAGCTATTGCGCCTTGAACCAGGAAGGTCGCCTGCTGGCTGAGGGACGCACGGTTCATGTCGTTTTGGGACAGGACCGCCGCCCAGTGGCACTGCCGCCTGAAATGCTGGCCAAAGCTGCACCGGGAGAATCTTAA
- the rsgA gene encoding ribosome small subunit-dependent GTPase A: protein MSQPKKKLSNEEGRSGLIVAHYGVAVEVRFADGSSCQVRVKRQSGHVVGDNVLIRGEVLYRQPRRTEMSRRDVRGKIRLVAANLDVLGIVVCCSPPPPRHYLDRALVAARAAGIDPFLVVNKADLPATAALVDSLQAVYGALMPIFPVSASSATGLDALRHFLAQGHRAVFVGTSGVGKSSLLNALVPGIDLLIGDLSQDTGLGRHTTTVSTLHSLASGGELVDTPGFRDFGLVDISEQELAHFFPGFEEIQQTPCRFRNCLHRNEPGCLVRIGLQTGKIPAERYDSYLYILDNLQGDDPGWR, encoded by the coding sequence TTGTCACAACCGAAAAAAAAGCTGTCAAACGAAGAGGGTCGCTCGGGCCTTATTGTGGCCCATTACGGTGTAGCCGTTGAGGTTCGCTTTGCCGACGGCAGCAGTTGCCAGGTTCGGGTGAAGCGGCAATCCGGTCATGTGGTCGGGGACAATGTCCTCATCCGTGGTGAAGTTTTATACCGCCAACCTCGCCGCACAGAGATGAGCCGTCGGGATGTTCGCGGCAAGATTCGTCTGGTCGCCGCCAACCTCGATGTGCTCGGTATCGTGGTCTGCTGTTCCCCACCTCCTCCCCGGCATTATCTCGATCGGGCCCTTGTTGCCGCCCGTGCTGCGGGCATCGATCCCTTTCTCGTGGTCAACAAGGCCGACCTGCCCGCTACAGCCGCGCTGGTCGATTCTCTGCAGGCGGTCTATGGTGCTCTGATGCCGATTTTCCCGGTCAGCGCTTCCAGCGCAACAGGGCTGGACGCCCTTCGCCATTTTCTCGCGCAGGGACACCGGGCTGTCTTCGTGGGGACTTCCGGGGTCGGCAAGAGCTCTCTTCTGAACGCCCTGGTTCCGGGCATCGATCTTCTCATTGGCGACTTGAGTCAGGACACTGGCCTGGGGCGCCATACCACCACGGTTTCAACCCTGCACTCTCTTGCCAGCGGCGGCGAACTGGTCGATACTCCCGGCTTTCGCGATTTCGGTCTTGTCGATATTTCCGAACAGGAGTTGGCTCATTTTTTCCCCGGGTTCGAAGAAATACAGCAAACGCCCTGTCGCTTCCGCAATTGCCTTCATCGTAACGAACCTGGCTGCCTGGTCCGGATTGGTCTGCAGACGGGGAAGATTCCCGCTGAACGTTATGACTCCTACCTGTATATCCTCGACAATCTACAGGGTGATGATCCTGGCTGGCGCTAG
- a CDS encoding cytochrome c3 family protein, which yields MKKMLALLSTIALLSIAVIATASDTVVLENKRGAVTFNHKAHSESISCDSCHGSGEPAKIEFDMKSAHALCKTCHEQKSGPTKCNDCHHK from the coding sequence ATGAAGAAGATGTTAGCGCTGCTGTCCACCATCGCCCTGCTGTCCATTGCCGTCATCGCCACGGCCAGCGACACCGTTGTACTGGAAAACAAGCGGGGAGCTGTGACCTTCAACCACAAGGCCCACAGTGAATCCATCAGCTGTGATAGCTGCCACGGCAGTGGGGAACCAGCTAAAATCGAGTTCGACATGAAGTCCGCTCATGCGTTGTGCAAGACCTGCCATGAACAAAAAAGCGGGCCGACCAAATGTAATGATTGCCATCATAAGTAA
- a CDS encoding cytochrome c codes for MRNMIKVLAACLLVAFVATSALAVTGGNPKKGKYLYKKNCKSCHTEGAEGGNLTPVSKTMAQWDRFFERDKHAVKPEAFEGISEKDLLDIQQFLYDHAADGPQPQTCG; via the coding sequence ATGCGTAACATGATTAAAGTACTGGCCGCTTGTCTTCTGGTCGCCTTCGTCGCCACTTCTGCTCTGGCCGTCACCGGTGGGAACCCTAAAAAGGGTAAATATCTCTACAAGAAAAACTGCAAATCCTGCCACACCGAAGGCGCTGAGGGCGGTAACCTGACCCCCGTCAGCAAGACCATGGCCCAGTGGGACCGCTTCTTCGAGCGTGACAAGCACGCTGTCAAGCCTGAGGCCTTCGAGGGTATCAGTGAGAAGGATCTGCTCGACATTCAGCAGTTCCTTTATGACCACGCTGCCGATGGCCCCCAGCCCCAAACCTGCGGCTAA
- a CDS encoding MgtC/SapB family protein, with amino-acid sequence MTWLSALHLGHYELEVIVRILLAALAGGLIGLEREKHGRPAGLRTHLLVTVGSCLMMVVSEAFFIKYGDVPGTSVVRLDPARIAAQIVTGIGFLGAGVILKEGISVRGLTTAACLWLVAGIGMSIGMGLYFPAILSTVLALLSLMFLKKLEPFIGKDRYLKLSVLAFNREAFCDDLEALFAEMKLRVSDLEMVTDLEHEEVRIDVVVTNHHRRIGKEMTAAISKMPGVKKVSFR; translated from the coding sequence ATGACCTGGTTATCTGCCCTGCACCTGGGCCATTATGAATTAGAAGTGATTGTGAGGATTCTTTTGGCTGCTCTGGCCGGTGGTCTTATCGGTCTGGAGCGTGAAAAGCACGGACGCCCTGCCGGCTTGCGGACACATCTGCTGGTGACTGTCGGTTCCTGTTTGATGATGGTGGTGTCTGAGGCGTTTTTTATCAAATACGGGGATGTACCGGGGACCTCGGTCGTTCGCCTCGATCCGGCCCGCATCGCCGCCCAGATCGTCACCGGCATCGGTTTTCTCGGGGCCGGGGTCATTCTCAAAGAGGGGATTTCCGTTCGTGGCCTGACCACGGCGGCCTGCCTGTGGCTTGTCGCCGGCATCGGCATGTCTATCGGCATGGGCCTTTATTTCCCGGCGATACTTAGTACGGTTCTGGCTTTGCTGAGTTTGATGTTTCTCAAAAAACTTGAACCTTTCATCGGTAAGGATCGCTATCTCAAGCTCAGTGTCCTTGCCTTCAACCGAGAGGCATTCTGTGACGATCTGGAGGCGTTGTTTGCCGAGATGAAGCTTCGGGTGAGCGATCTGGAAATGGTGACGGACCTGGAGCATGAAGAGGTGCGGATCGATGTGGTGGTGACCAATCATCACCGGCGCATCGGTAAGGAAATGACCGCTGCCATCAGTAAGATGCCGGGGGTGAAAAAAGTCAGTTTTCGGTGA
- a CDS encoding PaaI family thioesterase produces the protein MRQFEAKGDSMEILDDGQCFVCGADNPIGLKAHFNIDKEGRSAVGRVSIPSSFQGWQDMVHGGVIAALLDETCIYACRSIGDHFVTAEIAVKYLRPVPTQTEVVVTAEICEEKKRILLVTAELKIDDQVHAKAQAKVFRVEQP, from the coding sequence GTGCGTCAATTTGAAGCAAAAGGGGATAGCATGGAGATTTTGGATGATGGACAATGTTTTGTGTGTGGCGCGGACAACCCGATTGGCTTGAAAGCGCATTTTAATATCGATAAAGAGGGTCGGAGTGCCGTAGGGAGGGTAAGCATTCCGTCCTCTTTTCAAGGCTGGCAAGATATGGTTCATGGTGGCGTCATCGCTGCTTTGCTTGACGAAACCTGTATTTATGCCTGTCGTTCCATTGGCGACCACTTTGTTACCGCGGAGATTGCCGTCAAATATCTGCGCCCTGTGCCAACCCAGACAGAGGTTGTTGTCACGGCGGAAATCTGTGAAGAGAAAAAGAGAATCCTCCTGGTCACAGCCGAACTGAAGATCGATGACCAGGTTCACGCCAAAGCGCAAGCCAAGGTTTTTCGAGTGGAGCAACCATGA
- a CDS encoding response regulator — protein MEQKKILLVDDIGLFIAMEKEYLRRENCLLLTARSAKEALEKTQTEKPDLIFMDLYMPDGDGDEACQAIKSDPGLCHIPVVMVTNSQDEKDRERCQKARCDAYINKPIDRNIFLTTAYRFLKIADEDIRRRKVHLDVLYGPDREQMVQRRSIDLSPGGMFIETDRMLRRDTEIHLEFTLPGEETIHCRGRVAWANHKNWLHKADAPPGLAIQFVNLPQPSQEMIRQFLRAGLG, from the coding sequence GTGGAACAAAAGAAGATCCTGCTGGTGGATGATATCGGGCTTTTTATTGCCATGGAAAAAGAATACCTGCGCCGGGAAAACTGTCTCCTTTTGACCGCCCGCAGCGCCAAGGAAGCCCTTGAGAAAACCCAGACGGAAAAACCGGATCTGATCTTCATGGATCTTTACATGCCTGACGGTGATGGGGACGAGGCCTGTCAGGCTATTAAATCGGATCCCGGACTTTGCCATATTCCGGTTGTCATGGTGACCAACAGTCAGGACGAAAAAGACCGTGAGCGCTGCCAGAAAGCCCGCTGCGACGCCTACATCAACAAGCCGATCGATCGCAATATTTTCCTGACCACGGCTTATCGTTTTCTAAAAATTGCCGACGAAGATATCCGCCGTCGAAAGGTTCACCTGGATGTCCTGTACGGACCGGACCGGGAACAGATGGTGCAGCGCAGAAGTATCGACCTGAGCCCCGGTGGCATGTTTATCGAGACGGACCGCATGCTGCGTCGCGATACAGAGATCCATCTGGAATTCACTCTGCCCGGCGAGGAGACTATACACTGCCGCGGTCGAGTTGCCTGGGCCAACCACAAAAACTGGCTGCACAAAGCGGATGCCCCTCCGGGTCTGGCCATTCAGTTTGTGAACCTGCCCCAGCCTTCCCAGGAAATGATCCGACAATTTCTGCGCGCCGGCCTGGGATAA
- the cmoB gene encoding tRNA 5-methoxyuridine(34)/uridine 5-oxyacetic acid(34) synthase CmoB, which yields MHNLIRDAEALELGSYAEPLAELLDRKEKYIRQVDVKGQRYLRTFAELPELTASSLDLTADAVRIGTAADRDEIAGDLLLDALKSYSPWRKGPFSLFGIDIDSEWVSSLKWNRVKDQIASLHDRKVLDVGSSSGYYMYRMAGEGARCVIGLEPYLTFYFQYRLLQHYARVPNLYGLPVKFEEMPLLRRYFDTIFCMGILYHRRSPIDALMELRHNLRRGGELVLETLIIEGEGDMALCPAERYAKMNNVYFLPTVTCLTHWLQRAGFENVRCIDITPTTGAEQRRTEWIQTESLQDFLDPRDRGKTIEGYPAPLRAILLANAR from the coding sequence ATGCATAACCTCATCCGCGATGCTGAAGCGCTGGAGCTGGGCTCCTATGCGGAGCCGTTAGCGGAGCTGCTGGATCGGAAGGAGAAGTACATCAGGCAGGTGGATGTCAAGGGGCAGCGCTATCTGCGCACCTTTGCCGAACTGCCAGAGTTGACCGCCTCTTCTCTTGACCTGACGGCCGACGCTGTCCGCATCGGCACGGCGGCGGACAGAGACGAAATCGCCGGTGATCTTCTGCTGGACGCCCTGAAAAGTTACAGTCCCTGGCGCAAAGGGCCTTTCAGCCTGTTCGGCATCGACATCGACAGCGAGTGGGTCTCCTCTCTGAAGTGGAACCGGGTCAAGGACCAGATCGCGTCTTTGCATGACCGTAAGGTTCTCGATGTCGGCAGCAGCAGCGGCTACTACATGTACCGCATGGCCGGAGAAGGGGCTCGCTGCGTAATCGGCCTGGAGCCTTATCTCACCTTTTACTTCCAATATCGCCTGCTCCAGCACTACGCCCGTGTTCCCAACCTCTATGGCCTGCCAGTCAAGTTCGAGGAAATGCCGCTGCTGCGACGCTACTTCGATACGATCTTCTGCATGGGGATTCTCTATCACCGTCGCTCGCCCATCGACGCCCTCATGGAGTTGCGCCACAACCTGCGCCGGGGCGGCGAGCTGGTGCTGGAAACGCTGATTATCGAGGGGGAAGGGGACATGGCGCTTTGTCCTGCCGAGCGCTACGCGAAGATGAATAATGTCTATTTCCTGCCCACGGTCACCTGTCTGACGCACTGGTTGCAGCGGGCAGGTTTTGAAAACGTCCGCTGCATCGATATCACACCGACCACCGGCGCCGAACAGCGCCGAACGGAGTGGATCCAGACGGAATCGCTGCAGGACTTTCTCGATCCCCGTGACAGGGGAAAGACGATAGAGGGTTATCCTGCCCCCCTTCGTGCCATTCTGCTCGCCAACGCCCGTTAA
- the cmoA gene encoding carboxy-S-adenosyl-L-methionine synthase CmoA produces the protein MKQDKVFAEKKEQVEPFAFNEQVVRVFDDMIGRSVPLYRENVRRQAQLAARYYQPGSLIYDLGCSNGNLGLCLCQELAERPFNMVAVDNSSPMLDAYRNRLCGHARQKDVQLVLGDVCEVALENASVVIINLTLQFLPLAARTALIGRIYNGLRPGGILLLTEKVVHADSAFDAMQQEFYYRFKKENGYSQMEISQKREALENVLIPETLEAHVQRLSEAGFVRMDVWLKWFNFASLIGQKEGENA, from the coding sequence ATGAAGCAGGATAAGGTTTTTGCTGAGAAAAAAGAACAGGTCGAACCCTTCGCCTTCAACGAACAGGTTGTCCGTGTTTTCGATGATATGATCGGCCGTTCCGTCCCCCTCTATCGTGAGAATGTTCGCCGTCAGGCCCAGCTGGCCGCCCGTTATTATCAGCCGGGCAGCCTCATCTATGACCTTGGCTGCTCCAACGGCAATCTGGGTCTCTGTCTCTGTCAGGAATTGGCTGAACGGCCCTTTAACATGGTCGCCGTGGACAACTCGTCTCCCATGCTCGACGCTTATCGGAACCGCCTGTGCGGTCATGCCCGGCAGAAGGATGTGCAGCTTGTTCTCGGTGACGTGTGCGAGGTTGCGTTGGAAAACGCTTCGGTGGTTATCATCAATCTGACCTTGCAGTTTCTGCCCCTGGCTGCCCGAACGGCTCTGATTGGCCGGATTTACAATGGGCTGAGGCCCGGCGGCATCCTGCTGCTGACCGAAAAGGTTGTCCACGCCGACTCCGCCTTCGATGCCATGCAGCAGGAATTCTATTACCGTTTCAAAAAGGAGAACGGCTATTCGCAGATGGAAATCAGTCAGAAACGTGAAGCCCTGGAGAACGTGTTGATTCCCGAGACCCTGGAGGCTCACGTGCAGCGCCTGAGCGAGGCCGGTTTTGTGCGCATGGATGTTTGGCTAAAGTGGTTCAATTTCGCGTCCCTCATTGGCCAGAAAGAGGGCGAGAATGCATAA
- a CDS encoding antitoxin, which produces MMMDYQELYRATLSKWGKEAQYDQAVEECAELIASLKHLKRGKVEEEVIIEELADVTLMVGQLTYMFGEERVQKAVERKIIKLRALLESDSGI; this is translated from the coding sequence ATGATGATGGATTATCAGGAACTTTATCGGGCTACTCTCTCCAAGTGGGGGAAAGAGGCCCAATACGACCAGGCCGTGGAAGAATGCGCCGAGCTGATTGCCTCCCTTAAGCACCTCAAGCGGGGCAAGGTCGAAGAAGAGGTCATTATTGAAGAATTGGCCGACGTCACTCTCATGGTGGGTCAGTTGACCTATATGTTCGGCGAGGAGAGGGTGCAAAAGGCCGTGGAACGCAAAATCATCAAGCTGCGGGCGTTGCTCGAAAGCGACAGCGGCATCTGA
- a CDS encoding rhodanese-like domain-containing protein — protein MKAIDLNKRLQGQKPPCVVDVRSGFEYRSGHIPGALHAPLWKLLFRLARLPQDQQVPVVVVCEHGPRAEMARALLLKRGYRADLLDGQMAAWRKASLPLEK, from the coding sequence ATGAAAGCGATCGATCTGAACAAGAGGCTGCAGGGGCAGAAGCCGCCCTGTGTCGTTGATGTGCGTAGCGGCTTCGAATACAGAAGCGGCCATATCCCAGGCGCTCTGCATGCGCCCCTGTGGAAACTCCTTTTTCGCCTGGCCCGGCTGCCGCAGGATCAGCAGGTGCCCGTCGTCGTGGTCTGTGAGCACGGTCCGCGGGCTGAAATGGCCCGCGCGCTGCTGCTGAAGCGGGGCTACCGGGCCGATCTTCTTGACGGGCAGATGGCTGCCTGGCGAAAAGCGTCTTTGCCCCTGGAAAAGTAA
- a CDS encoding nitroreductase family protein has protein sequence MSEAPMLLSLLQKRRSIRVFEDTAVEAETVTMLTEAVLRTYSSRGNDPWEFLWITRPELLQGLSRSKQHGSTFLAGAPLALVICADESKSDVWIEDCSIAATIVQLTAASLGLGSCWVQIRLRPHDEKISAEAFVRELLDIPENYRVEAIIGLGYPGEEKAGHSAESLKSERIHTNGFGRSRQ, from the coding sequence TTGAGCGAAGCCCCTATGCTGCTTTCCCTGCTGCAAAAGCGTCGAAGCATTCGTGTTTTTGAGGACACAGCCGTCGAGGCTGAGACGGTCACCATGCTTACCGAAGCGGTGCTGCGCACCTATTCGTCTCGCGGGAACGATCCCTGGGAATTTCTGTGGATCACCAGGCCCGAGCTGCTGCAAGGGCTCTCCCGGTCAAAACAGCATGGCTCGACTTTTCTCGCCGGGGCTCCCTTGGCTTTGGTCATTTGCGCCGATGAGAGCAAGAGCGATGTCTGGATTGAGGATTGCTCCATTGCTGCCACCATAGTGCAGCTGACGGCCGCGTCCCTCGGTCTGGGAAGCTGCTGGGTGCAGATTCGGCTGCGCCCCCATGATGAGAAGATAAGCGCCGAGGCCTTTGTCCGCGAGCTTCTTGATATTCCTGAAAACTACCGGGTCGAGGCGATCATCGGCCTGGGTTATCCTGGGGAAGAAAAGGCCGGCCATTCAGCTGAGAGCCTCAAATCCGAACGTATTCACACCAACGGTTTCGGCCGGAGCCGGCAATGA